A section of the Chlorocebus sabaeus isolate Y175 chromosome 13, mChlSab1.0.hap1, whole genome shotgun sequence genome encodes:
- the CCN6 gene encoding cellular communication network factor 6, giving the protein MNKRRLLYPSGWLHGPSDMLGLLFSTLLLAGLAQFCCRAQGTGPLDTTPEGRPGEVSDAHQRKQFCHWPCKCPHQKPHCPPGVSLVRDGCGCCKICAKQPGEICNEAELCDPHKGLYCDYSVDRPRYETGVCAYLVAVGCEFNQVHYHNGQVFQPNPLFSCLCVSGAIGCTPLFIPKLADSHCSGAKGGKKSDQSNCGLEPLLQQLSASYKTMPAYRNLPLIWKKKCLVQATKWTPCSRTCGMGISNRVTNENSNCEMRKEKRLCYIQPCDSNILKTIKIPKGKTCQPTFQLSKAEKFVFSGCSSTQSYKPTFCGICLDKRCCIPNKSKMITIQFDCPNEGSFKWKMLWITSCVCQRNCREPGDIFSELKIL; this is encoded by the exons ATGAACAAGCGGCGACTTCTCTACCCCTCAGGGTGGCTCCACGGTCCCAGCGACATGCTGGGGCTCCTCTTCTCCACTCTTCTGCTTGCTGGCCTGGCACAG TTCTGCTGCAGGGCACAGGGCACTGGACCGTTAGATACAACACCCGAAGGAAGGCCTGGAGAAGTGTCAGATGCACATCAGCGTAAACAGTTTTGTCACTGGCCCTGCAAATGCCCTCATCAGAAGCCCCATTGCCCTCCTGGAGTGAGCCTGGTGAGAGACGGCTGTGGATGCTGTAAGATCTGTGCCAAGCAACCAGGGGAAATCTGCAATGAAGCTGAGCTCTGTGACCCACACAAAGGGCTGTATTGTGACTACTCAGTAGACAGGCCTAGGTACGAGACTGGAGTGTGTGCAT acCTTGTAGCTGTTGGATGCGAGTTCAACCAGGTACATTATCACAATGGCCAAGTGTTTCAGCCCAACCCCTTGTTTAGCTGCCTCTGTGTGAGTGGGGCCATTGGATGCACGCCTCTGTTCATACCAAAGCTGGCTGACAGTCACTGCTCTGGAGCTAAAGGTGGAAAGAAGTCTGATCAATCAAACTGTGGCCTGGAACCATTACTACAGCAGCTTTCAGCAAGCTACAAAACAATGCCAG CTTATAGAAATCTCCcacttatttggaaaaaaaaatgtcttgtgCAAGCAACAAAGTGGACTCCCTGCTCCAGAACATGTGGGATGGGAATATCTAATAGGGTGACCAATGAAAACAGCAACtgtgaaatgagaaaagagaaaagactgtGTTACATTCAGCCTTGTGACAGCAATATATTAAAGACAATAAAG ATCCCCAAAGGAAAAACATGCCAACCTACTTTCCAACTCTCCAAAGCTGaaaaatttgtcttttctggaTGCTCAAGTACTCAGAGTTACAAACCCACTTTTTGTGGAATATGCTTGGATAAGAGATGCTGTATCCCTAATAAGTCTAAAATGATTACTATTCAATTCGATTGCCCAAATGAGGGGTCATTTAAATGGAAGATGCTGTGGATTACATCTTGTGTATGTCAGAGAAACTGCAGAGAACCCGGAGATATATTTTCTGAGCTCAAGATTCTGTAA